A single Triticum dicoccoides isolate Atlit2015 ecotype Zavitan chromosome 2A, WEW_v2.0, whole genome shotgun sequence DNA region contains:
- the LOC119355155 gene encoding uncharacterized protein LOC119355155 produces the protein MAGINMSTQKGQEAHVNISIGAAGNLKPDSDVDIRQQKPIELGEHGILDLQKIGWVLRLRWSWLLGTSPSWLWQEFRLPCTNTVHVLFQASTYVTVGNGRNTRFWTDCRMDDRSPADVVPTVLQAVQYSRISVANSGLSDCTVCDDLHNNRINSTFSGFRKDEGSLIWS, from the exons ATGGCCGGAATAAACATGTCGACACAAAAAGGGCAAGAAGCTCATGTCAATATAAGCATTGGAGCAGCAG GTAACCTGAAGCCTGATTCTGATGTCGACATAAGGCAGCAGAAGCCAATTGAACTAGGGGAACATGGCATTCTGGACTTGCAGAAAATAGGGTGGGTACTTCGGCTGCGGTGGTCGTGGCTGCTGGGCACATCGCCGTCATGGTTGTGGCAAGAATTCAGACTGCCCTGCACCAACACTGTACATGTATTGTTCCAAGCCTCCACCTATGTAACTGTCGGCAATGGTCGCAACACCCGCTTCTGGACTGACTGCCGGATGGATGATCGCTCACCAGCAGATGTTGTTCCAACCGTCCTCCAAGCTGTACAGTACAGCCGCATCTCTGTTGCCAACTCCGGACTGTCGGACTGTACTGTATGCGATGACCTTCACAACAACAG AATCAATTCCACATTTTCAGGTTTCCGAAAGGACGAAGGCAGTCTTATCTGGAGTTGA
- the LOC119357914 gene encoding probable helicase MAGATAMA 3 yields the protein MAGEKSGGSGPSSSSSSAASTMDRFHKIVLSWDYLRLVADAKGADQTKGLQRVKNSYASVAEYLGVFEPLLFEEVKAQIVRFSVSVGFLSNFLFCMLVRCEQRLGWTGREGWWDHVQSRRDSTRCPWPCSMPFTEKGAREGLDAFWEIVSENDLLLLSKDKFVEGVTPTAYAFAIVEQRGGKGTISLRTFVAGEIKNLNVANPVKSSRLERITSILSTSGSFLSILKICSLSTILREYSAMHSVASLPFKDLIFSASEKNKDGDDQNRAWNVPGPLMEYLKTNLNDSQLDAVNAGLSRRSFVLIQGPPGTGKTQTILGLLSAVLHSTPARMQTKGGFNVQKHGSELDIESKLANWMKASPWLIGANPRDLIMPVDGDDGFYPTGNEKKPEVISSSRKYRAHVLVCAPSNSALDEIVLRVLQTGIRDENNNTYNPKIVRIGLKAHHSVKAVSMDHLIQQKLSGVDRSSDGRRSGAGEYDRIRASILDEAAIVFSTLSFSGSAILTRMTRAFDVVIIDEAAQAVEPATLVPLVHGCRQVFLVGDPVQLPATVISSTAQELGYGTSLFKRFQAAGFPVQMLKIQYRMHPEISIFPSKEFYEGILQDGEGLNKKRPWHSYSCFGPFCFFDIDGVESKPSGTGSWVNEDEVEFITLLYHQLATHYPELKSSSLVAVISPYKHQVKLLKDHFRSTFGDQSKEVIDVNTVDGFQGREKEVVIFSCVRCNKEQNIGFVSDFRRMNVAITRARSAVLVIGSASTLQQDKHWNNLVESAKERGRYFKVSKPFTMFFAEDKFKTMKVERLAPDTRFSQAIEAINEVVARQEVMDADDAGDQADGDDYDAMEADDGGGDD from the exons ATGGCGGGGGAGAAATCCGGTGGCAgcgggccctcctcctcctcctcctcggccgcatCCACAATGGACCGCTTCCACAAGATCGTCCTTAGCTGGGACTACCTCCGCCTCGTCGCCGACGCCAAG GGCGCGGATCAAACTAAGGGGCTGCAGCGCGTGAAGAACAGCTACGCCTCGGTGGCGGAGTACCTAGGCGTCTTCGAACCTCTGCTCTTCGAGGAGGTCAAGGCGCAGATTGTCCGTTTCTCTGTTTCTGTTGGCTTCTTAAGCAATTTTTTGTTTTGTATGCTTGTGCGGTGTGAGCAGAGATTGGGCTGGACTGGCAGAGAGGGGTGGTGGGATCATGTGCAGAGTCGGAGGGATTCCACAAGGTGTCCATGGCCGTGCTCGATGCcttttaccgaaaaagg CGCGAGAGAGGGGCTCGATGCCTTTTGGGAGATTGTGTCAGAGAATGACCTTCTCCTGCTCTCCAAAGACAAA TTTGTGGAGGGAGTCACTCCCACTGCATATGCCTTTGCCATAGTGGAACAGCGGGGTGGTAAAGGCACAATCTCTCTTAGAACATTTGTGGCAGGGGAAATAAaaaatctgaatgttgcaaaccctgtGAAGTCTTCAAGACTAGAGCGCATTACTTCCATTCTCTCAACATCAGGAAGCTTTCTGTCGATTTTAAAG ATATGCAGCCTGTCTACTATACTGCGAGAGTACTCTGCGATGCACTCTGTAGCTTCACTTCCTTTTAAGGATTTGATCTTTTCAGCATCTGAGAAGAATAAAGATGGAGATGATCAAAATCGTGCTTGGAATGTCCCTGGGCCACTTATGGAGTACCTGAAAACAAACCTTAATGATTCACAGCTAGATGCAGTTAAT GCAGGTCTTTCTCGCAGATCCTTTGTCCTTATTCAG GGCCCTCCAGGAACCGGAAAAACACAAACTATTCTTGGACTTCTCAGTGCTGTTCTCCATTCCACTCCAGCCAGAATGCAGACCAA AGGAGGGTTCAATGTTCAAAAGCATGGGTCTGAGCTGGACATTGAGAGCAA GCTTGCAAACTGGATGAAAGCATCTCCTTGGCTGATTGGTGCAAATCCTCGAGATTTGATTATGcctgttgatggtgatgatggttTTTATCCTACTGGGAATGAGAAG AAACCTGAAGTCATAAGTTCCAGTCGCAAGTATCGGGCCCATGTGTTGGTTTGCGCTCCATCCAACTCAGCACTTGATGAGATTGTATTGCGTGTTCTTCAAACAG GAATACGTGATGAAAATAACAACACTTACAATCCCAAGATTGTGCGTATTGGATTAAAGGCACATCATTCTGTCAAAGCAGTTTCCATGGATCATCTT ATACAACAAAAACTTTCTGGTGTGGATCGCTCATCAGATGGCAGGAGAAGTGGAGCTGGTGAATATGATCGAATTAGAGCTTCTATTCTTGACGAAGCAGCTATT GTATTTTCTACCCTGAGTTTCAGTGGATCAGCCATTCTCACCAGGATGACTCGTGCTTTTGATGTTGTTATAATTGATGAAGCCGCGCAAGCT GTAGAACCAGCGACTCTTGTACCCCTGGTTCATGGATGCAGACAAGTTTTTCTT GTTGGCGACCCAGTTCAGTTGCCAGCAACTGTAATTTCATCGACTGCTCAGGAGTTAGG GTATGGAACAAGTTTGTTCAAGAGATTTCAAGCTGCTGGTTTTCCTGTGCAAATGCTCAAAATTCAGTATCGTATGCACCCAGAG ATCAGTATATTCCCTTCAAAAGAATTCTACGAAGGCATCCTACAAGATGGGGAGGGACTCAACAAAAAACGTCCATGGCATTCCTACAGCTGCTTTGGACCATTTTGCTTCTTTGATATCGATGGGGTTGAATCCAAGCCGTCTGGAACTGGTTCATGGGTGAACGAGGATGAAGTGGAATTCATAACCCTCCTATATCACCAATTGGCCACACACTATCCAGAACTCAAATCCAGTTCCCTAGTAGCTGTTATATCACCATACAAGCATCAGGTGAAACTCTTGAAGGACCATTTTCGGTCGACCTTCGGCGATCAATCTAAGGAAGTTATAGATGTAAACACTGTTGATGGATTCCAG GGTCGTGAAAAGGAAGTTGTCATTTTTTCATGTGTTAGATGCAATAAGGAGCAAAATATTGGTTTTGTTTCTGATTTCCGACGAATGAATGTTGCCATCACCAGAGCTAGGTCTGCTGTACTA GTCATTGGCTCTGCTTCAACATTGCAGCAAGATAAACACTGGAACAACCTTGTTGAGAGTGCCAAAGAGCGAGGGCGCTATTTCAAG GTTTCGAAGCCATTCACCATGTTCTTTGCTGAGGATAAGTTCAAAACCATGAAGGTGGAAAGACTTGCTCCAGACACAAGGTTCTCTCAGGCAATAGAAGCAATTAACGAAGTTGTTGCAAGGCAAGAAGTCATGGATGCCGATGATGCTGGTGACCAAGCGGATGGAGACGATTATGATGCCATGGAGGCTgacgatggaggtggtgatgattaa